From a region of the Campylobacter anatolicus genome:
- the ppa gene encoding inorganic diphosphatase — protein MDISKIKVGSNPDKINAVIEIPYGSNIKYEIDKDSGAVMVDRVLYSAMFYPANYGFVPNTLADDGDPADILVLNEYPLQAGSVIKCRLIGVLVMEDEAGMDEKLLAVPINKIDPRYESINSYTDLPTATLNKIKNFFETYKILEPNKWVKVKEFKDAKVAEEILEKAIKNYK, from the coding sequence ATGGATATTTCAAAAATAAAGGTAGGTTCAAACCCTGATAAAATCAACGCCGTCATAGAGATACCTTACGGCTCAAATATCAAATACGAGATAGACAAAGATAGTGGTGCTGTAATGGTTGATAGGGTGTTATATTCTGCTATGTTTTACCCTGCAAACTATGGCTTTGTGCCAAATACCTTAGCCGATGATGGCGACCCAGCGGACATACTCGTGTTAAACGAATACCCACTCCAAGCTGGTAGCGTTATCAAGTGCCGTTTAATAGGTGTTTTAGTAATGGAAGATGAAGCAGGAATGGACGAAAAACTCCTAGCAGTGCCAATTAACAAGATAGACCCAAGATATGAAAGTATAAACTCATATACAGACTTGCCTACTGCAACACTAAATAAGATCAAAAATTTCTTTGAAACTTACAAAATACTTGAGCCAAATAAATGGGTAAAAGTCAAAGAATTTAAAGATGCTAAAGTGGCGGAAGAAATTTTAGAAA
- a CDS encoding NirD/YgiW/YdeI family stress tolerance protein → MKKLALSALVVTSLFATGGFVGKGSATLVSIKEALNLKDEAPVILEGKIKSQLRAEHYEFVDKNGDTIEIEIDDKKWGDIKVDENTSIQIIGEVDKDFTKTTIDVNSLKILK, encoded by the coding sequence ATGAAAAAATTAGCATTATCAGCATTAGTTGTGACCTCACTTTTTGCAACAGGTGGCTTTGTGGGTAAGGGCAGTGCAACACTTGTGAGCATCAAAGAGGCTTTAAATTTAAAAGATGAAGCGCCAGTTATACTAGAAGGCAAGATAAAATCACAGCTTCGTGCAGAGCATTATGAATTTGTAGATAAAAATGGTGATACGATAGAAATTGAGATAGATGATAAAAAATGGGGTGATATAAAAGTAGATGAAAACACATCGATACAGATAATCGGAGAGGTAGATAAGGACTTTACTAAAACAACAATAGATGTAAATTCACTAAAAATCTTAAAATAA
- a CDS encoding adenylate kinase, whose amino-acid sequence MKKLFLIIGAPGSGKTTDASLIAQQDSKYAHFSTGDLLREEVASGSELGKLINSFISKGNLVPLEVVVNTIISAIKGSNKENIIIDGYPRSVEQMLELDKVLVTHNEISLRGVIEVDVSENVARERVLGRARGADDNNEVFNNRMKVYLEPIEAIRKFYKEKDLLHVINGERDIESIVADVKNVIENLL is encoded by the coding sequence ATGAAAAAACTATTTTTAATAATCGGTGCACCAGGTAGTGGAAAAACTACAGATGCGAGTCTAATCGCACAGCAAGATAGCAAATACGCACACTTCTCAACAGGAGATCTATTGCGTGAAGAGGTGGCAAGTGGTTCAGAGCTAGGCAAACTCATAAATAGCTTCATCTCAAAAGGCAACCTTGTCCCACTTGAAGTAGTCGTAAATACGATAATCTCGGCCATAAAGGGCTCAAACAAAGAAAATATCATCATAGATGGATACCCACGAAGTGTAGAGCAGATGCTTGAGCTTGACAAGGTTTTAGTAACGCATAATGAGATCTCTTTGCGTGGCGTTATAGAGGTAGATGTGAGTGAGAACGTCGCACGTGAGCGTGTGCTGGGTCGTGCTAGGGGAGCTGATGATAACAACGAAGTATTTAATAACCGTATGAAGGTCTATCTAGAACCGATAGAGGCAATACGTAAATTTTATAAAGAAAAAGATCTGCTTCACGTTATAAATGGTGAACGAGATATAGAGTCAATAGTAGCTGATGTAAAAAACGTAATAGAAAATTTATTATAA